A genome region from Columba livia isolate bColLiv1 breed racing homer chromosome 2, bColLiv1.pat.W.v2, whole genome shotgun sequence includes the following:
- the LOC102090768 gene encoding uncharacterized protein LOC102090768 isoform X2 yields MQLPWRFNTFDNHLFGINNTEAERMDPQQKLLIECTYKALEDAGVPVEAVSGTKTGVFIGLMNRDYEIVTSRAVSEINHYDGTGTAMSIAANRVSFTFNLTGPSLAIDTACSSFLFALHYAWRAIKSGDCEAAICGGVNCIIDPRTFVSLSKAKMISPEGISKPFSKKADGYGRGEGCGVVFLKPLKKAKEDYCKIWGVIHISAVNQNGRSITPITRPSQTEQEKLLRSIYETHVDPSVVQYVEAHGTGTAAGDPTEAESLGSVIGKNRSSQVSILKIGSVKGNIGHTESAAGAAGLIKVLLMMHHGKIVPSLHYSKEMSSIDTEKLNLAVPTTVEPWEESSEYGRVAGINCFGFGGTNAHIVVRQVKQPEPLPAFKRPLELVLLSAASSKSLHMTMADTADQLSTRNSITLPSLAYTSACRRGHANCRYRKAFVTNSLRHLQQQIMSAASTELATSKAEPQLVFVFCGNGVTLKDFSEVLLSSEPVFRDKCKEIEALFQKHAPISLLPARGHSPKDLLNPELSQPLLFTLQVALAALLKYWGIKPVAVVGHSVGEVAAAHFAGYLSLADAVKVIYHRSRLQAKTAGGRMLVVGNIPVQELAEHLHRYSGKVCIAAFNSPVSCTLSGNSDSVDAVQRDLAQVFSQRNIFLHVLNVPAAYHSPSMDMILGELEDNIQPLEKQKGEIEVISTLTGVAASENDFSQGKFWARHAREPVAFSQAIKTAARDRENVVFVEISPHRALQRSIMETLGKGTKVFSSLQTDAEYQTLFTLVGDLFELGYNPNWQHFYNGYQSVPVAIPRYQFDRKKLMACLDIHQQANQRGVSCSHPLIYDINSDNTEYGCLLSQDTTSYLYEHKNNGVALVPGAFYVELGLASVMSSSRPRVPLSACRMSISFSAPCVLTESSQVLRIKLSPQKAVTAFEILSSSNAVYAAGQVTKGPEAVVEESSISCQDIYRRCRSVVSREAVYEALSHVGFQYGSIFRQLSDVHYCQELKEAITSIKVNKETIKEMYSYHIHPVLLDCFLQMTAFMTARTCQSRAGFPSGIGSLVVLRPLEEEMMIYMRTSKSIGNYLEVCGCFTDKCGSVLAELKRVAIIFTKQESSRENEFMFENKWKEVSLSQMIGHLGSMPRVLVFADRFGIAEQLKKYLHPDSRYVMYEDWEALLGGHAQNKMRADVEDYDEILFLWGIQKLNEDFPSKVVDQLAKCCEAYRQVIVALREKASRCLVRVITYRTTERHVDHINCGFALCGMTRTCVVEVPDVTFQMIDLSSSSSLDISVLADVLVKYKVVDYPEVCISQGRTYVAEIRRTPFVDSDHSQPVRSLQKSETFTLHTSDPYTAKDLSAELSTSPATQLDKWSVEIQLDKICLHSEDYFPISVSSHNFGNTLYWNSQAVDKHRLLALDFSGTVTATGTDVKKVKVGDHVVSCYPAAASSRLRIPGTACFNVKKFPCFQNVPCMSYFIIAWEILNQRLPKGQLGRTLGIISTEPSSVLCHVLSAAAEEMGWRTTLARPTPDGFQYIKSCSALVVLPPVSRLSQEDLAHMYFLKDVVIVCGSRQSECIQNVSDIDHENISFHILTLTSIFQKASLKELQKTVHVWIRSMDMKRFRHLSGSVFQQTENFERMNSVMSYFTCKSIPLAVLRRQKDITVLSDIPLYESQKKLFKKNAVYIVVGGLTGLGFETVKFIAENGGGGIAILSRKIPSHEKQEEMDALQQQYKGSKVVFVQCDVTSTRDVEKAFQSITNIFAGSPVKGVFQSAVVLHDGHLEVLNLADFQKVLNPKVAGTLNLHWATRGQELDYFVCYSSVTSFLGNSTQANYAAANSFLDVFCLYRRNCGLSGQSINWGALNLGILLNQNHIQNILESKGIDILQVHEIHEYLRKSLLTNNPQQAVVKLNFEALLYHVFARIISLKSRFQSLMSEEFRNKLETFEETQVLDTALIKSEDYITSLVSDLTGLSPDELTMNTPLSSLGVDSMLAMTIQNRVFQERKVDIPLLKLLDPHATLSSLVVLLEEKSNANGIVEEKNAVVESAENGSWL; encoded by the exons GTCTTATGAATCGAGACTATGAAATCGTAACAAGCAGAGCAGTAAGTGAAATAAATCATTATGATGGTACCGGAACAGCCATGAGTATTGCTGCTAACAGGGTCTCATTCACCTTTAATCTGACTGGACCATCACTGGCTATTGACACGGCGTGTTCgtcttttctttttgccctgCACTATGCCTGGCGAGCAATTAAATCAG GAGACTGCGAGGCAGCAATCTGTGGTGGAGTGAACTGCATAATAGATCCCCGCACCTTTGTGTCTCTCAGTAAAGCAAAAATGATCTCTCCAGAGGGAATAAGCAAACCCTTCTCCAAAAAGGCAGATGGCTATGGAAGGGGAGAAGGTTGTGGTGTTGTTTTCCTCAAACCACTGAAAAAG GCAAAGGAAGACTATTGCAAAATCTGGGGTGTTATACACATCAGTGCAGTAAATCAGAATGGTAGGTCCATTACTCCAATCACAAGACCGTCTCAAACAGAGCAAGAGAAGTTACTGCGCAGTATTTATGAAACTCATGTTGATCCCTCAGTTGTGCAGTACGTTGAAGCACACGGTACAGGAACTGCCGCTGGAGACCCTACCGAAGCTGAAAGCCTAGGTAGCGTCATTGGTAAAAACAGGTCTTCACAAGTTTCCATTCTGAAAATTGGTTCAGTGAAGGGAAATATTGGCCACACGGAgtcagctgcaggagcagcagggttAATCAAAGTGCTTCTGATGATGCACCATGGAAAGATTGTGCCATCCTTGCATTACTCAAAGGAGATGAGCAGCATCGatacagagaaattaaatcTCGCAGTTCCCACAACTGTAGAGCCCTGGGAAGAATCCAGTGAGTATGGAAGAGTAGCTGGCATCAACTGCTTTGGCTTTGGAGGAACCAATGCGCATATCGTAGTCAGGCAGGTTAAGCAGCCAGAGCCTCTTCCTGCCTTTAAGAGGCCCCTTGAATTAGTTCTGCTGTCAGCAGCATCAAGTAAGTCCCTTCATATGACAATGGCCGACACAGCTGACCAGCTGAGCACAAGAAACTCTATAACTCTCCCCAGCCTGGCCTATACGTCCGCCTGCAGAAGAGGCCATGCCAACTGCAGGTACCGAAAAGCATTTGTCACAAACTCTCTGCGACACTTGCAGCAACAGATTATGTCGGCAGCGAGCACTGAACTTGCCACGTCAAAGGCAGAACCACAGCTGGTGTTTGTGTTCTGTGGCAACGGCGTAACGCTGAAGGACTTCAGTGAGGTACTGCTGAGCTCAGAGCCAGTGTTCAGAGACAAGTGTAAGGAAATAGAAGCGCTTTTTCAGAAACACGCTCCCATCAGCCTCCTGCCAGCAAGGGGTCACAGCCCAAAGGACTTGTTGAATCCAGAGCTTTCCCAGCCTTTGCTTTTTACCCTGCAAGTTGCCTTAGCTGCCCTTCTGAAATACTGGGGCATTAAACCAGTTGCTGTTGTTGGCCACTCGGTAGGGGAGGTTGCTGCTGCCCATTTTGCTGGGTACCTGTCCCTGGCAGATGCAGTCAAAGTGATTTATCACCGGAGCAGGCTGCAGGCGAAGACTGCCGGCGGGAGAATGTTGGTGGTTGGAAACATCCCCGTTCAAGAGCTCGCTGAACATTTGCATCGCTACTCGGGAAAGGTGTGCATTGCAGCTTTCAACAGCCCAGTTTCCTGCACCTTGTCGGGAAATTCAGACTCTGTGGATGCTGTGCAGAGAGATTTAGCTCAAGTTTTCAGCCAGAGAAACATctttcttcatgttttaaatGTTCCAGCTGCATACCACAGCCCCAGCATGGATATGATACTTGGGGAGTTGGAAGACAACATACAGCCTTTAGAGAAACAGAAGGGGGAAATTGAAGTGATTTCAACTCTGACTGGGGTGGCCGCTTCTGAAAATGACTTTTCTCAGGGCAAATTCTGGGCTCGGCATGCTCGTGAGCCTGTTGCTTTCTCTCAAGCCATCAAAACAGCAGCTAGAGACAGGGAAAATGTCGTTTTTGTGGAAATAAGTCCTCACCGAGCATTGCAACGAAGTATAATGGAAACTCTAGGAAAAGGCACCAAAGTGTTCTCCTCTTTGCAAACTGATGCAGAGTATCAGACACTCTTCACACTGGTAGGAGATCTGTTTGAACTTGGATACAATCCCAACTGGCAGCACTTCTATAATGGGTATCAAAGTGTTCCAGTGGCCATTCCACGGTATCAATTTGATCGCAAAAAACTCATGGCCTGTCTGGATATCCACCAACAAGCAAACCAAAGAGGTGTCAGCTGCAGTCATCCTTTGATTTATGACATAAACAGTGACAACACGGAGTACGGCTGCCTGCTGTCTCAGGACACGACATCATACTTATACGAGCACAAGAACAATGGTGTGGCTTTAGTCCCTGGTGCTTTTTATGTGGAGCTTGGTCTGGCCTCTGTGATGAGCAGCTCAAGACCTAGAGTGCCTCTGAGTGCTTGCCGGATGAGTATCAGTTTTTCCGCACCGTGTGTTCTCACGGAGAGTTCCCAAGTCCTGAGAATCAAGCTGAGTCCGCAAAAAGCAGTGACAGCCTTTGAGATACTCTCTTCCTCCAACGCAGTTTATGCTGCAGGCCAAGTTACAAAGGGGCCTGAAGCTGTGGTGGAAgaaagcagcatctcctgccaaGACATCTATCGAAGATGCAGGTCAGTGGTTAGCAGAGAGGCGGTTTATGAAGCACTGTCGCATGTTGGCTTTCAGTATGGCTCCATATTCAGGCAGCTCAGTGATGTGCATTATTGCCAGGAACTAAAGGAAGCTATAACAAGCATAAAGGTGAACAAGGAGACCATCAAAGAGATGTACAGTTACCATATCCATCCAGTGCTGCTCGACTGTTTTCTGCAAATGACTGCTTTCATGACTGCAAGGACGTGCCAGTCCAGAGCAGGGTTTCCTTCAGGGATAGGCAGCCTGGTGGTGCTCCGTCCACTGGAGGAAGAAATGATGATATACATGAGAACAAGCAAATCCATTGGGAACTACCTAGAGGTCTGTGGATGCTTTACGGACAAATGTGGCTCCGTTTTGGCTGAACTCAAGCGTGTTGCCATCATTTTCACAAAGCAAGAATCTTCCAGGGAGAATGAGTTCATGTTTGAAAACAAGTGGAAAGAAGTGTCTCTTTCACAGATGATTGGACATCTGGGGTCTATGCCCAGAGTCCTAGTGTTTGCTGACAGATTTGGGATAGCTGAACAGctcaaaaaatatttgcatccTGATTCAAGATACGTTATGTATGAAGACTGGGAAGCCCTATTGGGAGGCCATGCACAGAATAAGATGAGAGCAGATGTTGAGGATTATGATGAAATTCTGTTTTTGTGGGGAATTCAAAAGTTAAATGAAGATTTCCCAAGCAAAGTGGTAGACCAATTGGCAAAGTGTTGTGAAGCCTATCGCCAAGTTATTGTGGCATTAAGAGAGAAAGCGTCCCGCTGTTTAGTCAGAGTTATCACGTACAGAACAACAGAAAGACATGTAGACCACATTAACTGTGGGTTTGCATTGTGTGGCATGACCAGAACTTGTGTTGTTGAAGTTCCAGATGTCACATTTCAGATGATTGACCTCAGCTCTTCCAGTTCCCTGGATATCTCAGTGCTAGCAGATGTTCTTGTCAAGTACAAAGTTGTGGACTATCCAGAAGTTTGCATCAGCCAAGGAAGAACTTACGTGGCTGAAATCAGACGCACACCTTTTGTAGATTCGGACCACAGCCAACCTGTAAGATCGCTCCAGAAGTCAGAAACATTCACTTTGCACACTTCTGATCCGTACACAGCAAAAGATTTGTCTGCTGAATTGTCCACCAGCCCTGCTACTCAGCTTGACAAGTGGAGTGTTGAAATTCAACTGGATAAAATATGTCTCCACTCAGAAGATTATTTTCCCATCAGTGTTTCTAGTCATAATTTTGGCAATACACTGTACTGGAATTCACAAGCAGTAGACAAACACAGACTTTTAGCTCTTGATTTCAGTGGCACGGTAACAGCAACAGGCACTGACGTGAAGAAAgttaaagtgggagatcacgtgGTTTCATGTTATCCAGCCGCTGCATCATCCAGACTTCGGATTCCAGGAACAGCTTGTTTCAATGTAAAGAAATTCCCATGCTTTCAGAATGTCCCCTGTATGTCATACTTTATCATTGCATGGGAAATCTTAAATCAGAGGTTACCCAAGGGGCAACTTGGCAGAACACTGGGTATTATTTCTACAGAACCATCATCAGTTTTGTGCCATGTTCTTTCTGCGGCAGCAGAAGAGATGGGCTGGAGAACAACACTTGCAAGGCCCACTCCTGATGGGTTCCAGTATATAAAATCATGCAGTGCCCTTGTTGTCCTTCCTCCAGTAAGCAGACTGTCTCAGGAGGACCTTGCCCACATGTACTTTCTTAAAGATGTGGTGATAGTGTGTGGCAGTCGCCAGTCTGAATGTATCCAGAATGTCAGCGACATTGATCATGAAAATATCAGCTTTCATATCCTTACACTTACCAGCATTTTCCAGAAAGCATCTCTAAAGGAATTGCAAAAGACTGTGCATGTGTGGATCAGGTCCATGGATATGAAACGGTTTAGACATCTATCAGgttctgtttttcagcagaCTGAGAACTTTGAAAGAATGAACTCGGTGATGTCCTATTTTACCTGCAAATCCATCCCACTTGCTGTACTGAGAAGGCAGAAGGACATCACCGTGCTTTCAGATATACCGTTGTACGAATCCCAGAAGAAATTGTTCAAGAAGAATGCTGTTTACATAGTAGTCGGGGGGCTCACTGGGCTTGGCTTTGAAACAGTGAAATTCATAGCTGAGAATGGAGGAGGGGGTATTGCAATACTCTCCAGGAAAATTCCAAGccatgagaagcaagaagagatGGATGCTTTGCAGCAGCAGTATAAAGGGAGCAAAGTAGTGTTTGTGCAGTGTGATGTTACCTCAACCAGGGACGTTGAGAAAGCTTTCCAGTCCATCACAAACATCTTTGCAGGGAGCCCAGTCAAAGGTGTGTTTCAAAGTGCTGTTGTTTTACATGATGGCCATCTTGAAGTTCTGAACTTGGCTGACTTTCAGAAAGTGCTGAACCCAAAAGTAGCAGGGACCCTAAATCTTCATTGGGCTACCAGAGGCCAGGAGCTTGACTACTTTGTGTGCTACTCCTCTGTTACTTCCTTTCTGGGAAATTCTACCCAGGCAAACTATGCAGCTGCAAACTCCTTCTTGGATGTCTTCTGCCTCTACAGGAGGAACTGTGGGCTCTCCGGCCAATCCATTAACTGGGGTGCTTTGAACCTCGGCATACTGCTCAATCAAAACCATATTCAGAACATTCTGGAATCCAAGGGCATAGACATTCTGCAAGTGCATGAAATTCATGAGTATCTGAGGAAGAGCTTACTTACCAATAACCCACAGCAAGCTGTTGTCAAATTAAACTTTGAAGCTTTATTATATCATGTTTTTGCTCGGATTATTTCACTCAAAAGTCGCTTCCAGTCACTTATGTCTGAAGAATTCAGGAACAAACTTGAAACCTTTGAGGAAACTCAGGTCCTAGATACTGCCTTAATCAAATCTGAAGACTATATCACCTCACTGGTGAGTGACCTCACTGGACTGAGCCCAGATGAGCTAACCATGAATACACCACTTTCATCATTGGGCGTAGACTCTATGTTAGCTATGACAATTCAGAACCGTGTCTTTCAAGAGAGGAAGGTGGACATACCTCTTCTGAAACTGCTTGATCCTCATGCAACTCTGTCAAGTTTAGTAGTCCTTCtagaagagaaaagcaatgcaaatgGAAtagttgaggaaaaaaatgctgtggttGAAAGTGCAGAAAATGGGAGCTGGCtctaa